A genome region from Populus alba chromosome 5, ASM523922v2, whole genome shotgun sequence includes the following:
- the LOC118029331 gene encoding uncharacterized protein, whose translation MSRITRWKNEKTKVKVVFRLQFHATHIPHPGWDKLFISFIPADSGKATAKTTKANVRNGTCKWADPIYETTRLLQDVKTKRYDEKLYKLVISMGSSRSSVLGEATINLADYADALKPSVVALSLHGSDSGTTLHVTVQLLTSKTGFREFEQQRELRERGLQTDQNSPDESSSGKVSSSEGIINDQIDKVNIRVRFKEKSKDLASLEEEVGPNEEYADSAVGFDGSSNTSESLYAEKHDTSSTHEIDSLKSTVSGDLAGLSLSQSPQLEKGDPSDHRFLAQGTNDWVHAWSSDYSADNDLAAAYEENGRLRGSLEVAESSFLELKQEVCSLQGHADEIGYEAQKFAKQLASEIASGEDMAKEVSVLKSECSKLKADLEQLKVSQLCPPFSSRNATEPLQDHRFQELKLRWIKGLLSMEDKIKELQNNTCLGYHESDFRFLRSDVEELIGVLQDLKQGTGLPISSNHLVPCEGSSLKEIREMSLHKNSQFVSESGFDVDLYQPELGMLHYLNIPGLVSHGPDSIDTTNAMKGKIFELLRELDESKAEQESLAKKMDQMECYYEALVQELEEHQRQMLGELQNLRNEHATCLYAAATTKEEMETMRQDLNDQLLRLVEEKRDLDSLNKEFERRTVTAEAALKRARLNYSIAVDQLQKDLELLSVQVLSMFETNENLIRQAFVDSSQSCFEGNPITTESQRSGSSEVRMGKLFQFQNQLVGKKKQQLGGDILLDDLKRSLHLQEGLYRKVEEEACEMHFDNLYLDVLSNVLQETLLEASDDVKCMREKINKLMQQLELSTKSKELLSQKLHSALNDVHALNEHRASCVAKCSHMAQQNQVLEANLQNVTCENHLLLQKIAEWESLVMQYRSYESMYKASAAENTELACLLEKKTLEICDLQNEIFSLQEELKTFRTEFDDLASVKEKLQDLVNFMESKLQNLLASYDKSINGLPPSESGDHYLKPQDLTGVMMQLEELQHNSCERILLLMEEKKGLVHERDIAQVSITAAKSEIALLKQKFERDILNMVDKFNVSNALVEQLQLDVEGIAYKLKVSSEVEEKYAQLHNELFSDLDRLEAQLKELISKNQDLGHEILALDTVASELDKTKLVAAELAIENHALMASIQDNNEVSSGIASQLESLKGSLQSLHDENQALMASSQDKKEESAQLASELSNLKDSIQSLHDENQALMEVLRNKTEEAANLASELNSLKENLRFLRDENEALMGSSQDKEEEHTKLAMELNCLKECLQTLHDENQAQMTSATDVKEESTKLVSEINSLKGSLQSLHGEKQALMISMRDKTEESSKLASELNILKESSQSLHCENQVLMAGLQDKTEESARLASELNSLRECLHTLQHEKQALMVFLQDKTEESAQLASDLISLRESLQSLRDELHDERSLREGLQSTIVDLTSQLNEKQCQLLQFDHQESELAHLKHLVSDLESEKARVCHLLLQSEECLNNAREEASTVSALKTQLSEMHEPLIAADVRFIFAKTQYDSRFEVLLRQLHSTDRLLAQLQKKHIDMETTLNRCLASETQYAEENVRLLTNLNSVRSELEASIAENRLLVEKNRIVRAELEEFKHYSQNVVLSYKEDKTQHSQEVEKLKCMLVTSEEEIDNLVFSKVELEVKDLVLKAKLDEQQAQIIMREGYYDELVMVQKHCNELNQRLSDQILKTEEFRNLSVHLKELKDKADAECIQAREKREPEGPPVAMQESLRIAFIKEQYEIRLQELKQQLSISKKHSEEMLWKLQDAIDEIENRKKSEASHLNKNEELGMKILELEAELQSVVSDKREKVKAYDLMKAEMECSLISLECCKEEKQKLEASLEECNEEKSKIAVELTLMKELLENSKSPGNMQEEQNDVSCKVDCFIVDASNYGKKRAHTVPLNRPSRNPNQKCMGRDGLRNCEEAELAFPASVDRVDHSNTLMHEQPEQDVLASCGMNGLKSSALTNQDRLLHSDMKHLAIINDHFRAESLKSSMDHLSNELERMKNENSLLLQDDHDFDQKFPGLQSEFTKLQKANEELGSMFPLFNEFSGSGNALERVLALEIELAEALQAKKRSSILFQSSFSKQHSDEEAVFKSFRDINELIKDMLELKGRYTTVETQLKEMHDRYSQLSLQFAEVEGERQKLTMTLKNVRASKKALCLNRSSSASLGDHSS comes from the exons ATTCCTCATCCAGGATGGGATAAACTTTTTATATCTTTCATTCCTGCTGATTCTGGAAAAGCAACTGCAAAAACAACTAAAGCCAATGTAAGAAACGGGACCTGCAAATGGGCAGATCCTATCTACGAGACCACAAGGCTTCTTCAAGACGTTAAAACCAAGCGATATGATGAAAAGCTCTATAAGCTTGTCATTTCGATG GGTTCATCACGGTCTAGTGTCCTTGGTGAGGCTACCATCAACCTTGCTGATTATGCTGATGCGTTAAAACCTTCTGTTGTTGCCCTGTCTCTTCATGGATCTGATTCCGGAACTACTTTACAT GTCACTGTGCAACTGCTCACTTCAAAAACTGGTTTCCG AGAGTTTGAGCAGCAGAGGGAACTCAGAGAGAGGGGGTTGCAGACTGACCAAAATAGCCCTGATGAATCCTCTAGTGGAAAAGTATCATCTTCTGAAGGGATTATCAATGATCAGATAGATAAG GTAAATATCAGAGttagatttaaagaaaaatctaaagacCTTGCTTCACTCGAAGAAGAGGTGGGGCCAAATGAAGAATATGCAGACTCAGCTGTTGGATTTGATGGTTCTTCCAATACATCAGAGAGTTTATACGCAGAGAAGCATGATACTTCCAGCACACATGAAATTGATAGCCTTAAGAGTACCGTCTCTGGTGACTTAGCTGGACTTTCCCTCAGCCAAAGTCCTCAGCTGGAAAAAGGGGATCCTTCTGATCATCGATTTTTGGCACAGGGGACGAATGATTGGGTTCATGCCTGGAGTTCAGACTATTCTGCAGATAATGACTTGGCAGCTGCTTATGAAGAGAATGGTAGGCTTAGAGGAAGCTTGGAAGTGGCCGAGTCATCTTTTCTTGAGCTTAAACAGGAGGTATGCTCCTTACAGGGTCATGCTGATGAAATAGGTTATGAAGCCCAAAAATTTGCTAAGCAACTTGCCTCTGAGATTGCTTCTGGAGAAGATATGGCGAAAGAAGTGTCTGTACTGAAGTCGGAGTGTTCAAAGTTGAAAGCTGATCTTGAACAGTTAAAGGTTTCTCAATTATGCCCTCCATTTAGCAGCAGAAATGCTACAGAACCCCTACAGGATCACAGATTTCAAGAATTGAAGCTCAGATGGATAAAGGGGCTTTTATCCATGGAAGATAAGATAAAAGAGCTTCAAAATAATACATGCTTGGGATACCATGAAAGTGACTTCAGATTCCTTCGCTCAGATGTAGAGGAGTTGATTGGTGTGCTGCAGGATCTTAAGCAAGGAACAGGGCTGCCAATTTCCAGTAACCACTTGGTACCTTGTGAAGGATCTAGCCTGAAGGAGATCAGAGAAATGAGTTTACATAAAAATAGCCAGTTTGTAAGTGAATctggctttgatgtggacttaTATCAACCAGAACTAGGCATGCTTCATTATCTTAACATTCCTGGCTTGGTTTCTCATGGGCCTGACTCTATAGATACTACCAATGcaatgaaaggaaaaatatttgaacttCTGAGGGAGTTGGATGAATCAAAAGCTGAACAGGAGAGCCTTGCAAAGAAAATGGACCAGATGGAATGTTACTATGAAGCTCTTGTCCAGGAGCTTGAGGAACATCAGAGGCAGATGCTGGGGGAGTTGCAGAATCTCAGAAATGAGCATGCTACTTGCTTGTATGCAGCTGCAACCACGAAGGAAGAGATGGAGACAATGCGCCAAGATCTGAATGACCAGCTATTAAGACTTGTTGAAGAAAAACGTGATTTGGATTCTCTGAACAAGGAATTTGAAAGAAGGACTGTTACTGCAGAGGCAGCACTCAAACGGGCACGCCTGAATTATTCAATTGCTGTCGACCAGTTACAGAAGGATCTGGAACTGCTCTCAGTCCAGGTTTTGTCTATGTTTGAGACTAATGAGAATCTCATCCGGCAAGCTTTTGTAGATTCTTCACAATCATGCTTTGAAGGAAACCCAATAACCACAGAGAGCCAGAGATCTGGTTCAAGTGAAGTTCGCATGGGGAAACTCTTTCAGTTCCAAAATCAGCTTGTCGGGAAGAAAAAACAGCAGTTGGGTGGTGATATTCTTTTAGATGACTTGAAAAGATCTCTACATTTGCAGGAAGGGCTTTACAGAAAGGTTGAAGAAGAAGCTTGTGAAATgcattttgataatttatactTGGATGTACTTTCAAATGTTCTACAGGAAACTTTGCTTGAGGCCAGTGACGATGTCAAATGtatgagagagaaaataaacaaacttaTGCAGCAGCTAGAGCTTTCAACCAAGTCCAAGGAGTTGTTGTCGCAAAAGCTGCACTCTGCACTGAATGATGTTCATGCCTTAAATGAGCACAGGGCTAGTTGCGTTGCCAAGTGCAGTCATATGGCTCAGCAAAACCAAGTTTTGGAAGCAAATTTGCAAAATGTCACATGTGAAAATCACCTTCTTTTGCAGAAGATTGCTGAATGGGAGTCTCTAGTGATGCAATACAGAAGTTACGAGAGCATGTATAAGGCTTCTGCTGCAGAGAACACGGAGTTGGCATGTTTATTGGAAAAGAAAACCCTAGAGATTTGTGATCTTCAAAATGAAATCTTCTCTTTGCAGGAAGAGCTGAAAACTTTCAGAACTGAATTTGATGATCTGGCTTCTGTGAAGGAAAAGCTGCAGGATCTAGTCAATTTCATGGAGAGTAAGTTGCAGAACTTGCTGGCGTCCTATGACAAAAGTATAAATGGATTGCCTCCTAGTGAATCTGGCGATCATTATTTAAAGCCCCAGGATTTAACTGGTGTCATGATGCAATTGGAAGAGCTTCAGCATAATTCATGTGAAAGGATTCTCCTGCTCatggaagagaagaaaggtCTGGTTCACGAGAGAGATATTGCTCAAGTGTCCATCACTGCAGCTAAATCAGAGATTGCATTGCTGAAACAGAAGTTTGAACGTGATATACTGAACATGGTGGATAAATTCAATGTGTCAAATGCTTTGGTTGAGCAGCTTCAGTTGGACGTTGAGGGTATTGCTTACAAACTCAAGGTTAGCtctgaagttgaagaaaaatatgCACAGCTACACAATGAGCTATTTTCTGATCTTGATCGCTTGGAAGCTCAGTTGAAAGAACTTATTTCTAAGAACCAGGACCTTGGTCATGAAATCTTGGCATTAGATACTGTTGCTAGTGAACTTGATAAGACTAAACTGGTTGCAGCAGAACTTGCGATAGAAAACCATGCTTTGATGGCATCTATACAGGATAACAATGAGGTGTCATCAGGGATTGCATCACAACTCGAGAGTTTGAAAGGAAGTTTGCAATCTCTGCATGATGAAAACCAAGCTCTGATGGCATCTTCACAAGATAAGAAGGAGGAGTCTGCTCAACTGGCTTCAGAGTTGAGCAACTTGAAAGATAGCATACAATCTCTGCATGATGAAAACCAAGCTCTGATGGAAGTTTTACGGAATAAAACTGAGGAAGCTGCCAACCTTGCATCAGAGCTAAatagtttaaaagaaaatttgcgATTCTTGCGTGATGAAAATGAAGCTTTGATGGGATCTTCACAGGATAAAGAGGAGGAACATACCAAGCTTGCAATGGAACTAAACTGTTTGAAAGAATGTTTGCAGACTCTGCATGATGAAAATCAAGCTCAGATGACATCCGCAACGGATGTGAAGGAGGAATCTACCAAGCTTGTGTCAGAGATAAACAGTTTGAAAGGAAGCTTGCAATCTCTGCATGGTGAAAAACAAGCGCTGATGATATCTATGAGGGATAAAACTGAGGAATCTTCCAAGCTTGCATCAGAGCTGAACATTTTGAAAGAGAGTTCACAATCTTTGCACTGTGAAAACCAAGTTTTGATGGCAGGTTTGCAGGATAAGACAGAGGAATCTGCCAGGCTTGCATCAGAACTAAACAGTTTGAGAGAATGCCTGCATACTTTGCAACATGAAAAGCAAGCTTTGATGGTGTTTTTACAGGATAAAACTGAGGAGTCTGCCCAGCTTGCTTCGGATTTGATCAGTTTGAGAGAGAGTTTGCAATCTCTGCGTGATGAGCTGCATGATGAGAGAAGCTTGCGAGAGGGGTTACAGAGTACAATAGTGGATCTAACTTCACAATTAAACGAGAAGCAGTGCCAGTTGCTCCAATTTGATCACCAAGAGTCTGAATTGGCTCATCTCAAACACCTGGTATCAGATCTAGAATCTGAGAAAGCAAGAGTTTGCCATCTTCTGTTGCAGTCTGAAGAATGTCTTAATAATGCTCGTGAAGAAGCTTCCACCGTTTCTGCACTAAAAACTCAGTTGTCTGAGATGCATGAACCTCTAATAGCTGCTGATGTTCGATTCATTTTTGCAAAGACTCAATATGACAGCAGATTTGAAGTGCTTCTTCGTCAACTACACTCCACAGATAGGCTCCTTGCCCAACTTCAGAAGAAGCATATTGACATGGAAACCACCCTTAATCGGTGTCTTGCAAGTGAAACCCAATATGCTGAAGAGAATGTGAGGTTGTTGACAAATCTCAACTCTGTTCGGTCTGAACTAGAGGCTTCTATTGCTGAAAACAGGTTACTTGTTGAGAAAAACAGAATTGTAAGAGCTGAGCTTGAGGAATTCAAACACTACTCTCAAAATGTTGTGCTTAGTTATAAGGAGGATAAAACTCAACATTCTCAAGAGGTTGAAAAGCTGAAGTGCATGTTGGTGACATCTGAAGAAGAGATTGATAATCTGGTGTTCTCCAAGGTTGAGCTGGAAGTAAAAGATCTAGTACTTAAAGCCAAATTGGATGAACAGCAAGCTCAGATCATCATGCGTGAAGGATACTACGATGAATTAGTGATGGTACAGAAACACTGCAATGAGCTTAACCAGAGGCTTTCTGATCAGATTTTGAAGACAGAAGAATTCAGAAACTTGTCTGTCCATTTGAAAGAGCTCAAAGACAAAGCTGATGCTGAGTGTATCCAGGCTCGTGAAAAAAGAGAACCTGAAGGACCACCTGTGGCCATGCAGGAGTCCTTAAGAATTGCATTTATCAAAGAGCAGTACGAAATAAGGCTGCAAGAACTGAAACAGCAGTTGTCCATCTCCAAAAAGCACAGTGAGGAAATGCTATGGAAATTACAAGATGCgattgatgaaattgagaataGGAAGAAATCTGAAGCTTCTCATctgaataaaaatgaagaacTGGGAATGAAGATATTGGAATTGGAGGCTGAGTTACAATCTGTAGTTTCTGACAAACGTGAAAAAGTGAAGGCTTATGACCTGATGAAAGCTGAAATGGAATGCTCATTAATAAGTCTCGAGTGCTgcaaggaagaaaaacaaaaactcgaAGCTTCTTTGGAAGAATGCAATGAGGAGAAGTCAAAAATTGCTGTTGAACTCACTTTGATGAAAGAATTGCTAGAGAATTCCAAATCACCAGGGAACATGCAGGAAGAACAAAATGATGTATCTTGCAAAGTGGATTGCTTTATTGTGGACGCTTCAAACTATGGAAAAAAGAGAGCACACACAGTCCCTTTGAATCGTCCATCCAGGAATCCTAACCAGAAGTGCATGGGAAGAGATGGTTTGAGGAATTGTGAAGAAGCAGAACTTGCATTCCCTGCTTCTGTTGACAGAGTTGATCATTCGAACACACTTATGCATGAACAACCTGAGCAG GATGTTCTCGCGTCTTGTGGGATGAATGGGCTTAAAAGTTCTGCACTTACAAATCAAGACAGGTTGCTGCATAGTGACATGAAGCATTTAGCTATCATCAATGATCATTTCAGAGCTGAAAGTTTAAAGTCTAGCATGGACCACTTAAGTAATGAG TTAGAAAGGATGAAAAACGAGAATTCACTGTTGTTGCAAGATGATCATGATTTTGACCAAAAGTTTCCAGGCTTACAAAGTGAATTTACGAAGCTACAGAAG GCCAATGAAGAACTAGGAAGCATGTTCCCCTTGTTTAATGAATTCTCAGGGAGTGGAAACGCATTAGAGAGGGTGCTTGCATTAGAAATTGAGCTTGCTGAAGCATTGCAAGCAAAGAAGAGATCAAGCATCCTTTTTCAGAG